A genomic segment from Segniliparus rotundus DSM 44985 encodes:
- a CDS encoding NADP-dependent isocitrate dehydrogenase codes for MSAQQPTIIYTLTDEAPLLATHAFLPIVRTFAKEADIVVKTSDISLAARILAEFPDYLAESQRAPDDLAELGRLTQLPDTNIIKLPNISASVPQLLAAIKELQGKGYAIPDYPGDPKTDEELAIKTRYGKCLGSAVNPVLREGNSDRRAPKAVKEYARKHPHSMGAWSQASRTHVATMKHGDFYHGEKSLTLDRARDVRMELVNSDGEKTVLKPEVKLLSGDIIDSMFMSKKALCDFYEEQMQDAYETGVMFSLHVKATMMKVSHPIVFGHAVKIFYKDAFAKHQELFDELGVNVNNGMSDLYSKIEKLPASQHEEIIRDLHACHEHRPELAMVDSAKGISNFHSPSDVIVDASMPAMIRAGGKMYGADGRPKDTKAVNPESTFSRIYQEIINFCKTHGQFDPTTMGTVPNVGLMAQQAEEYGSHDKTFEIPEDGVANIVDIATGEVLLSQNVEAGDIWRMPVVKDAPIRDWVKLAVNRARNSGMPVVFWLDQERPHENELRKKVNTYLKDHDTEGLDISIMSQERAMRHTIERAMRGQDTIAATGNILRDYLTDLFPILELGTSAKMLSIVPLMAGGGLYETGAGGSAPKHVKQLIEENHLRWDSLGEFLALAVSLEDLGAKTGNTRAAILAKALDAATGTLLGNNKNPSPKTGELDNRGSQFYLALYWAQELASQTEDRQLAERFATIADELAKNEAVIIEELAEVQGKPVDIGGYYAASSDTLTAVMRPSKTFNAILSAAQS; via the coding sequence TTGAGCGCCCAGCAGCCAACGATCATCTACACCCTGACCGATGAGGCGCCGCTGCTTGCGACCCATGCATTTCTGCCGATCGTGCGAACCTTCGCCAAAGAAGCCGACATCGTCGTCAAGACCAGCGACATCTCCTTGGCGGCACGCATCCTGGCCGAGTTCCCCGACTATCTGGCCGAATCCCAACGCGCGCCAGACGATCTGGCCGAGCTGGGCAGGCTGACCCAGTTGCCCGACACCAACATCATCAAACTGCCGAACATCAGCGCTTCGGTGCCGCAGCTCCTGGCCGCGATCAAAGAGCTGCAGGGCAAGGGATACGCCATTCCGGACTACCCTGGCGATCCGAAAACAGACGAAGAGCTGGCCATCAAGACCCGGTACGGCAAATGTTTGGGCAGCGCTGTGAATCCGGTGCTGCGGGAAGGCAACTCCGACCGCCGCGCGCCCAAAGCGGTCAAGGAGTACGCGCGTAAGCACCCGCACAGCATGGGAGCCTGGTCCCAAGCGTCGCGCACCCATGTGGCGACGATGAAGCACGGCGATTTCTACCACGGCGAGAAGTCGCTCACGCTGGACCGCGCGCGCGACGTCCGGATGGAGCTGGTGAACAGCGACGGCGAGAAGACCGTGCTCAAACCCGAGGTGAAGCTGTTGTCGGGCGACATCATCGACAGCATGTTCATGAGCAAGAAAGCCCTGTGCGACTTCTACGAAGAGCAGATGCAGGACGCCTATGAGACCGGTGTGATGTTCTCCTTGCACGTCAAAGCGACGATGATGAAGGTGTCGCACCCCATCGTGTTCGGGCACGCGGTCAAGATCTTCTACAAGGACGCCTTCGCCAAACACCAGGAGCTGTTCGACGAGCTGGGCGTCAACGTCAACAACGGCATGTCCGACCTGTACAGCAAGATCGAGAAACTGCCCGCCTCGCAGCACGAAGAGATCATCCGCGACCTGCACGCGTGCCATGAGCACAGGCCCGAGCTGGCAATGGTGGACTCGGCCAAGGGCATCTCGAACTTCCACTCGCCCAGCGACGTGATCGTCGACGCCTCCATGCCCGCGATGATCCGCGCGGGCGGCAAGATGTACGGAGCGGACGGGCGGCCCAAGGACACCAAGGCCGTGAACCCCGAGTCCACTTTCTCGCGCATTTACCAGGAGATCATCAACTTCTGCAAGACTCACGGCCAGTTCGACCCGACGACCATGGGCACTGTCCCCAATGTGGGCCTGATGGCGCAACAAGCGGAAGAGTACGGCTCCCACGACAAGACGTTCGAAATCCCCGAGGACGGAGTCGCCAACATCGTGGACATCGCCACAGGCGAAGTACTGCTGTCCCAAAATGTGGAGGCCGGGGACATCTGGCGTATGCCCGTGGTCAAGGACGCGCCGATCCGAGACTGGGTGAAACTGGCCGTGAACAGGGCCCGCAACTCCGGCATGCCCGTCGTGTTCTGGCTGGACCAGGAGCGTCCGCACGAGAACGAGCTGCGCAAAAAAGTCAACACGTACCTGAAAGACCATGACACCGAGGGCCTCGACATCTCGATCATGTCGCAGGAGCGGGCCATGCGGCACACGATTGAGCGCGCGATGCGCGGGCAGGACACCATTGCCGCCACCGGGAACATCCTGCGCGACTACCTGACCGACCTGTTCCCGATCCTCGAACTGGGCACCAGCGCCAAGATGCTTTCCATCGTGCCGTTGATGGCCGGGGGCGGGCTGTACGAAACCGGCGCGGGCGGCTCGGCCCCCAAACACGTCAAGCAGCTGATCGAGGAGAACCACTTGCGGTGGGACTCCCTTGGCGAGTTCCTCGCGCTCGCAGTCAGCCTGGAGGACCTTGGAGCCAAAACCGGCAACACCCGGGCGGCGATCTTGGCCAAGGCGCTGGACGCCGCGACCGGCACGTTGCTGGGCAACAACAAGAACCCGTCCCCCAAGACGGGCGAGCTCGACAACCGAGGAAGCCAGTTCTACCTCGCTCTGTACTGGGCCCAAGAACTCGCCTCGCAGACCGAAGACCGGCAGCTTGCAGAACGGTTCGCCACTATAGCCGACGAACTGGCCAAGAACGAGGCCGTCATCATTGAGGAGCTCGCCGAAGTCCAGGGCAAGCCTGTGGACATCGGGGGCTACTACGCGGCGAGCAGCGACACGCTCACCGCAGTGATGCGGCCGAGCAAAACATTCAACGCCATCCTTTCCGCAGCCCAAAGCTGA
- a CDS encoding non-ribosomal peptide synthetase codes for MYEPHASPEAGSRPLPSFQRRIWLVHERTPGSPALNSCRSYRLSGPLDVGALRSAVAEVTRRHEILRTTYDIGPGGSPVAFSHRERPPFFAEIDVSGMSPQSCERRLEVLVRREWGHIFALSSEPLLRTSVFHLADDEHVVVFVAHRICWDEDSWGVFFTELNRLMAGEEPPLLGSQYLELARAADAERSERFSAELAYWRDKLRHPPEPVEIPGERLTAAPNAAPEGWHTSEIPEELVRRVRDFCRQEDCEPFVVFLAAFAAVLWRHARADDFLIAVPARTRALPAQRQAIGNFGSVLPLRHRVSSCDTFRSLVARTKECCAGAFAHQGLDLGDIVQALRLSEDADRTPPETEDLERLVRVGFAMREAAAELADARPVGSCGPAAGFPLVLTVRLLRDGAVAELRHAAEVARPSMAENLMRSYILLLAQVLDGSDRPLAQIELLDQKDKERMLGWSTGERVDRAPATLSSLVEQQVARTPDSVALVSGELQLTYRQMNERANRLAHCLIGRGLGPGDIVAIVIANSVEFLIAMLGVLKAGCAYLPVDPEYPAERAARMTRTVEPKLVIDLARLAELENTAHAHPSSDPTDADRVRPLRPANLAYVIHTSGSTGEPKGVAVPHDAIADYIGTIRAMHWMGHEDRALLVTSVSFDASLFDIFGTLSSGARLIVPNGRGADFAEIEHLMGKHQVTMLHVVPSMLNILLSVPGKGQWKSLRKVPVGGEALSGELADRFASVIDAALENFYGPTEAVLAATRFAVPKLHGPGAVPVGAPLPNNVVYVLDDSLELVPPGVVGEVYLGGNQLAQGYWGNPGLTAERFVADPFSSSGRLYRTGDLARWDDSGVLEFLGRRDEQVKVSGFRIELGEVASAVSAHPLVEHSVVVATALPGLGRSLVAYLVPASQRVDVAQIRAQVATVLPKHMVPAVFMVVDKIPVTAHGKLDRKALPQPKIAPASRFREAETLTEKRLCAIFCGLLERSRVGVDDSFFDFGGHSLLATRLVAQIQAEFGVVLDARSPFEAPSVARLAELVDQARKTAPERALGVGSQR; via the coding sequence ATGTATGAGCCCCATGCCTCGCCAGAGGCGGGCAGTCGTCCACTCCCGAGCTTTCAGCGACGGATCTGGCTCGTCCATGAGCGAACCCCTGGCAGCCCGGCCCTGAACAGCTGCCGGAGTTATCGCCTTTCAGGCCCGCTGGACGTCGGGGCGCTGCGCTCGGCCGTCGCCGAAGTGACGCGTCGCCACGAGATTCTCCGCACGACCTACGACATAGGTCCAGGCGGGAGCCCGGTGGCCTTCTCGCACCGAGAGCGGCCGCCCTTTTTCGCCGAAATCGACGTGTCCGGTATGTCGCCGCAGTCCTGCGAGCGCAGGCTTGAGGTGCTTGTGCGCCGAGAATGGGGCCATATTTTCGCCCTGTCTTCCGAGCCGCTTCTGCGAACAAGCGTGTTCCACCTCGCCGACGACGAGCATGTGGTCGTTTTCGTCGCGCACCGCATCTGTTGGGACGAGGACTCATGGGGTGTGTTTTTCACCGAGCTCAACCGCCTGATGGCGGGAGAAGAGCCGCCCCTGCTTGGCTCCCAGTACCTGGAATTGGCGCGCGCCGCGGACGCCGAGAGATCAGAGCGCTTCTCGGCCGAACTCGCCTACTGGCGTGACAAGCTCCGCCACCCGCCCGAGCCGGTGGAGATCCCGGGGGAGCGTCTGACGGCAGCTCCGAACGCGGCCCCTGAGGGCTGGCACACGTCGGAAATCCCCGAAGAGCTTGTGCGCCGGGTCCGTGACTTCTGCCGGCAGGAGGACTGCGAGCCGTTCGTCGTGTTTTTGGCCGCGTTCGCCGCTGTCCTCTGGCGCCATGCGCGCGCGGACGACTTCCTCATCGCCGTTCCGGCGAGGACGCGGGCCCTGCCCGCCCAGCGGCAAGCCATCGGGAACTTCGGCTCCGTCCTGCCGCTGCGGCACCGTGTGTCCTCGTGCGACACCTTCCGTTCGCTGGTCGCGAGGACCAAGGAATGCTGCGCGGGCGCGTTCGCGCACCAAGGCTTGGACCTTGGCGATATCGTGCAGGCCCTACGCCTCAGCGAAGACGCGGACCGCACGCCGCCGGAGACGGAGGACTTAGAACGCTTGGTCCGCGTCGGGTTCGCAATGCGCGAGGCGGCGGCGGAGCTGGCAGACGCCAGGCCTGTGGGATCGTGCGGCCCGGCTGCGGGGTTCCCGTTGGTGCTGACGGTCCGATTGCTCCGCGACGGCGCCGTCGCGGAGCTGCGCCACGCGGCAGAGGTGGCGCGCCCGAGCATGGCGGAAAATCTCATGCGCAGTTACATTCTCTTGCTCGCCCAGGTCCTCGACGGCTCCGACCGTCCGCTTGCCCAAATCGAACTGCTCGACCAAAAGGACAAGGAGCGCATGCTCGGCTGGTCCACCGGAGAACGAGTGGACCGGGCGCCGGCCACGCTCTCGTCCCTCGTGGAGCAGCAAGTGGCGCGAACCCCGGACTCGGTCGCGCTGGTCTCGGGGGAGCTGCAGCTCACGTACCGTCAGATGAACGAGCGCGCGAACAGGCTCGCCCACTGCTTGATCGGCAGGGGGCTCGGACCCGGCGACATCGTCGCCATCGTGATCGCGAACTCCGTCGAATTCCTGATCGCCATGCTCGGCGTCCTCAAAGCGGGCTGCGCGTACCTTCCGGTCGACCCGGAGTATCCGGCTGAGCGCGCCGCGCGCATGACGCGCACGGTGGAGCCCAAGCTCGTCATCGACCTCGCCAGGCTGGCCGAGCTCGAAAACACAGCGCACGCGCATCCTTCGTCTGATCCGACGGACGCGGACCGGGTTCGTCCGTTGCGGCCCGCGAATCTCGCCTATGTCATACACACCTCCGGATCGACAGGCGAGCCCAAGGGCGTCGCGGTGCCGCACGATGCCATCGCCGATTACATCGGGACGATCCGGGCGATGCATTGGATGGGCCACGAGGACCGAGCGCTTCTTGTGACCTCGGTCAGCTTCGACGCCTCCCTGTTCGACATCTTCGGCACGCTCTCCTCGGGCGCCCGGCTCATCGTGCCGAACGGGCGAGGGGCCGATTTCGCCGAGATCGAGCATCTGATGGGCAAACATCAGGTCACCATGCTGCACGTGGTGCCGTCGATGCTCAATATTTTGCTGTCTGTGCCGGGCAAGGGCCAGTGGAAATCGCTTCGCAAAGTGCCTGTGGGCGGCGAAGCGTTGTCCGGCGAGCTCGCCGACAGGTTTGCGTCTGTCATCGACGCCGCGCTGGAGAACTTCTACGGGCCGACCGAAGCCGTGCTCGCCGCGACGCGGTTCGCGGTCCCGAAATTGCACGGGCCGGGCGCGGTCCCTGTGGGCGCGCCGCTGCCCAACAATGTGGTCTACGTTTTGGACGACTCGTTGGAGTTGGTTCCTCCTGGCGTGGTGGGCGAGGTCTATCTGGGCGGCAACCAACTCGCCCAAGGCTACTGGGGCAATCCAGGGCTGACGGCCGAGCGGTTCGTCGCAGACCCGTTTTCCTCTTCGGGCAGGCTGTACCGAACGGGCGACCTCGCCCGATGGGACGACAGCGGCGTGCTCGAATTCCTTGGCCGAAGAGACGAGCAGGTCAAGGTCAGCGGTTTCCGAATCGAACTCGGCGAAGTGGCTTCCGCCGTGTCCGCGCACCCGTTGGTCGAGCACAGCGTGGTCGTCGCGACAGCCCTGCCCGGCCTCGGACGGTCTTTGGTGGCCTACCTGGTGCCCGCATCGCAACGGGTCGACGTCGCGCAGATCCGCGCCCAGGTGGCCACCGTGCTTCCCAAGCACATGGTGCCGGCCGTCTTCATGGTGGTGGACAAGATTCCGGTCACCGCGCACGGCAAGCTCGACCGGAAGGCTTTGCCCCAACCGAAGATCGCGCCCGCTTCGCGGTTCCGGGAGGCGGAGACATTGACCGAGAAACGGCTGTGCGCCATTTTCTGCGGACTGCTCGAACGCAGCCGGGTCGGCGTGGACGATTCTTTTTTCGACTTCGGCGGGCACTCGCTGCTGGCGACGAGGCTTGTGGCGCAGATCCAGGCCGAGTTCGGCGTCGTCCTCGACGCCCGGTCTCCTTTCGAAGCCCCTTCTGTGGCCAGGCTCGCCGAACTTGTCGATCAAGCCAGGAAGACCGCGCCTGAACGCGCGTTGGGAGTTGGGAGCCAGCGATGA
- a CDS encoding SidA/IucD/PvdA family monooxygenase, whose protein sequence is MTEHGTLAIIGAGPKAVAVAAKASVLRSFGQSVPRIVALESREVAGHWLYGGGWTDGQQRLGTSPEKDVGFPYRSTLLSGKGVALSEAIARFSWQAYLVENGLFADWVDRGRPNPKHQTWARYLQWAAAKAQLEVIRAEATSITCEDGGWRVWARTADGGQETVVADSLMITGPGSADHVLLPDHPQVLSVSRFWGLVVRRELPESFQVAVIGGGETAAAVVNELIEHREVGVVTVLSPNPTLYTRGESYFENSIYSDPAGWQALPLAERREVIRRTDRGVFSTHVQEELLRDERIGHLRGRVAYAVDRDGRIDLMIRNTGGPDVMRSFDLVVDATGVRPLWFLDLFTQEARDLVELSAGWPVTKERVEAVIAQDLSIAGMEPKLFLPGLAGLAQGAGFPNLSCLGLLADRVLSGFVGEGPRQSLRSAAKA, encoded by the coding sequence ATGACAGAGCACGGCACATTGGCCATCATCGGCGCGGGCCCGAAGGCAGTCGCAGTCGCTGCGAAGGCGAGCGTCCTGCGCTCTTTCGGGCAGAGCGTTCCGAGGATTGTGGCCTTGGAGAGCCGCGAAGTCGCGGGCCACTGGCTGTACGGAGGCGGTTGGACCGACGGCCAGCAGCGGCTCGGGACGAGTCCGGAAAAGGACGTCGGTTTCCCGTACCGCTCGACGCTCCTCTCCGGCAAAGGCGTTGCGCTGAGCGAGGCCATCGCTCGTTTCAGCTGGCAGGCGTACCTTGTGGAGAACGGCCTTTTCGCGGACTGGGTCGACCGCGGCAGGCCGAATCCGAAGCATCAGACCTGGGCCCGCTATCTCCAATGGGCGGCCGCAAAAGCCCAACTCGAAGTGATCCGGGCCGAAGCGACCTCCATCACCTGCGAGGACGGGGGTTGGCGGGTATGGGCCAGGACTGCGGACGGCGGCCAAGAAACAGTTGTCGCGGACTCGTTGATGATCACCGGGCCGGGGAGCGCGGACCACGTGTTGTTGCCCGACCACCCGCAAGTGCTCAGCGTGTCCCGGTTCTGGGGGCTGGTCGTGCGGCGCGAGCTGCCCGAGTCGTTCCAGGTCGCCGTGATCGGCGGCGGGGAAACCGCCGCGGCGGTGGTGAACGAGCTCATCGAGCACCGGGAGGTCGGCGTGGTGACTGTCCTCTCGCCGAATCCGACGTTGTACACCCGGGGCGAGAGTTATTTCGAGAATTCGATCTACAGCGACCCGGCCGGGTGGCAGGCGTTGCCGCTCGCCGAGCGGCGCGAGGTGATCCGGCGGACGGACCGAGGCGTTTTCTCCACGCATGTCCAAGAGGAGTTGTTGCGGGACGAGAGAATCGGGCATCTGCGGGGCAGGGTCGCCTACGCGGTTGACCGAGACGGCCGGATCGATCTGATGATCCGCAACACAGGCGGTCCGGACGTGATGCGCAGCTTCGATCTCGTCGTGGACGCGACGGGGGTGCGGCCGCTGTGGTTCCTGGACCTGTTCACTCAGGAGGCTCGGGATTTGGTCGAGCTCAGCGCAGGCTGGCCGGTGACGAAGGAACGAGTGGAGGCGGTCATCGCACAGGACCTTTCCATCGCGGGGATGGAACCGAAACTTTTCCTGCCGGGTTTGGCGGGCCTGGCCCAGGGGGCAGGGTTTCCCAACCTCAGTTGTCTCGGCTTGCTCGCCGACCGGGTGCTCTCCGGTTTCGTCGGCGAGGGGCCGAGGCAGTCGCTGCGCTCCGCTGCCAAAGCGTGA